TCGAAGATCATGGGGCATTCCTCTTCGCATTTTCCGCATCCGATGCATTCCGACTCGTCTACCGAAACAATCATTTTTTTTTACCATACGGCAATCGCTGTTCATCGTAATTTAGTCTTGTGTCTCATGCCGTAAGATATTCATAAATATCATTCCTAACCGGATGTTCCAAACCCAGTTTGAATTTTACAACATTGTATTCTTTCCCATCCTCATCCAGGTCTGTGTCGTCTGAAGCACCTTTGATATGAACCCTTCCCAAATAGTAGAAATCAGCATTATCATCAGAGTCGCTTCTTTTTACGAAAAGATAATTGGATATCCCCGCTTCATCGCTACCTATTATCCTCTTTATTTCCGGGCTTTCCATTGTACGTGAATGTTTTGACATCCATTGCATTGTGCCAGGATCGATAAAAGCATCTTTAT
The DNA window shown above is from Methanomassiliicoccaceae archaeon and carries:
- a CDS encoding DUF3427 domain-containing protein, which translates into the protein MSGEILIRSDYFDHCLKNHEFRSYAEDAVECGLMIFSTEYNKQTDGAFKLYERYTRMDVVRLLNWDSYEIPLNIGGYKIKNNAMPIFITYNKDENISSVVEYKDAFIDPGTMQWMSKHSRTMESPEIKRIIGSDEAGISNYLFVKRSDSDDNADFYYLGRVHIKGASDDTDLDEDGKEYNVVKFKLGLEHPVRNDIYEYLTA